From a region of the Dictyostelium discoideum AX4 chromosome 2 chromosome, whole genome shotgun sequence genome:
- the cofF gene encoding hypothetical protein translates to MESRIIEIDPNCVNEFEKLKKKYKIESIFLKLNDNFNLLYVEKTLSKISQDDFLESIPVDQPRLIIYKKYSNNKIIFIRWIPEIVQDTIEYSYSNASTAILELLIGINEYMEVKDLIQLSNL, encoded by the coding sequence atggAGAGTAGAATTATTGAAATAGACCCAAATTGtgttaatgaatttgaaaaactcaaaaaaaaatataaaatagaatcaatttttttaaaattaaatgataattttaatttattatatgttGAAAAAACTTTATCTAAAATATCTCAAGATGATTTTTTAGAATCAATACCAGTTGATCAACCAAGATTaatcatttataaaaaatactcaaataataaaataatattcattaGATGGATTCCCGAAATTGTTCAAGATACAATCGAATATTCTTATAGTAACGCTTCAACAGCAATACTTGAACTTTTAATTGGTATAAATGAATATATGGAagtaaaagatttaattcaactttcaaatttataa
- the dolpp1 gene encoding dolichyldiphosphatase 1, with amino-acid sequence MEQEVYTALTFVELTTVHYQHDDPFGLFNAYVTLIPIAIAIGVITLILFRRDVRTISIFLGLLFSECTNYVLKKSIKEHRPTMWKELRKQSYGMPSSHSQFMFFFAVLMTLFYLKKRIRFGSKILPIISVTFLFFLAAGVAYSRVHLYYHTAKQVFCGSFIGICLGFIWYGVIEYIFRPYLFPIIINHPIGKYFYLRDSSEIEDLLNFEYTNVMNKVKTINKTKPIKTK; translated from the exons ATGGAACAAGAAGTTTACACAGCATTAacatttgttgaattaacAACAGTTCATTATCAACATGATGATccatttggattatttaatGCATATGTTACATTAATTCCAATTGCAATTGCAATTGGTGTAAttacattaattttatttagaagAGATGTTAGAACCATTTCAATATTTcttggtttattatttagtgAATGTACAAattatgttttaaaaaaatcaattaaagaacaTAGACCAACAATGTGGA aggaaTTAAGAAAACAAAGTTATGGAATGCCATCAAGTCATAGTcaatttatgtttttttttgcagTATTAATgacattattttatttaaagaaaagaattaGATTTGGGTCAAAGATTTTACCAATTATTAGtgttacatttttatttttcttagCAGCTGGTGTTGCATACTCTAGAgttcatttatattatcataCAGCTAAACAAGTATTTTGTGGATCTTTTATTGGTATTTGTTTAGGTTTCATTTGGTATGGAGTTATagaatatatttttagaCCATACTTATTCCcaatcattatcaatcaCCCAATTGGAAAATACTTTTATCTTCGTGATTCTTCAGAGAttgaagatttattaaatttcgAATATACAAATGTAATGAATAAagttaaaactattaataaaactaaaccaattaaaactaaataa